A single Alosa sapidissima isolate fAloSap1 chromosome 17, fAloSap1.pri, whole genome shotgun sequence DNA region contains:
- the LOC121688384 gene encoding thread biopolymer filament subunit gamma-like isoform X1, which yields MPMMFRSTGANGLLGPTTGSFGGLRSDVGLGMGFGLVGGASAAGLGLGVSRGVGSTVNVTPGSFSRASTLVPLLTRADEKSTLAKLNGRFSGFVSRVRQLQKENVALEARLAELTGTSDATTVTVPAIEQETLLQEYRNNIATLSLDTVKLEIELDGICDVAHELKAKYDFEQGVKFQLEADIAAMRKDIKAASELHEELDARRHSLKDELDSITKIEEEEIASLESKMGKSFDTSVSLIEVDTGKSFDITVALNKIRAEYEATVEKHRKEGDTYYKLKMEEVQAMKESTSEELSSTKQELTASKKELQTIKLELENLVNKTVTLDHHLAEAQAQSDSAVAGYQAQIQRLEAAIETAKTDLLKQILKYQELLDIKLALDTEIQSYRLLLDGSDDSDFPMQLSGASSSLNLSKSPPVSVRSPSPSSATQDLLSLEQSTEEVDQASSMTVTESSSTYSYSETVIETTTEEITITEEMTTTISSDAED from the exons ATGCCTATGATGTTTAGGTCTACTGGAGCAAATGGGCTTCTAGGCCCCACTACTGGGAGCTTTGGTGGCCTACGCTCAGATGTTGGGCTGGGAATGGGTTTTGGTCTTGTTGGAGGTGCCTCTGCTGCAGGCTTAGGTCTTGGGGTATCGAGAGGTGTCGGTTCCACGGTAAATGTCACCCCAGGATCTTTTAGCCGTGCGTCCACGCTTGTCCCTCTACTTACGCGGGCGGACGAGAAAAGCACGCTGGCAAAGTTAAACGGTCGATTCTCCGGCTTTGTGTCTAGAGTGCGTCAACTTCAGAAAGAAAACGTTGCTCTGGAGGCGCGCCTAGCGGAGCTCACCGGGACCTCGGATGCGACCACGGTCACAGTCCCTGCGATCGAACAAGAAACCCTGCTGCAGGAGTACCGCAACAACATTGCAACCCTCTCCCTGGACACAGTCAAACTGGAGATCGAATTGGATGGCATTTGTGATGTTGCACATGAACTAAAGGCCaa GTATGATTTTGAGCAAGGTGTGAAATTTCAGTTGGAGGCTGATATTGCTGCCATGAGAAAG GACATTAAGGCAGCCTCTGAACTTCATGAGGAGTTAGATGCTCGGCGACACAGCCTGAAGGATGAGTTGGACTCCATCACCAAAATAGAAGAGGAG GAGATAGCCAGTCTTGAATCCAAAATGGGAAAATCCTTTGACACATCCGTGTCATTGATTGAGGTGGACACAGGGAAATCCTTCGACATCACTGTGGCACTGAACAAGATCCGTGCAGAGTATGAGGCAACAGTAGAGAAACACAGAAAGGAGGGTGACACATACTACAAACTCAAG ATGGAGGAGGTCCAGGCTATGAAGGAGAGCACTTCTGAGGAGCTCTCCTCCACTAAGCAGGAGCTCACCGCCTCCAAGAAAGAGCTGCAGACCATCAAACTGGAGCTGGAGAATCTCGTTAATAAA ACAGTGACCCTGGACCACCACCTCGCCGAGGCCCAGGCCCAGTCAGACTCTGCCGTGGCTGGGTATCAAGCCCAGATCCAGAGGCTGGAGGCCGCCATTGAAACAGCCAAAACGGACCTCCTCAAGCAAATCCTCAAATACCAGGAGCTGCTAGACATAAAGCTAGCTTTGGACACTGAGATCCAGAGTTACAGGCTGCTGTTGGACGGGAGTGATGACAG TGATTTCCCCATGCAGCTGAGTGGCGCCTCCTCCTCCCTGAACCTGTCCAAATCCCCTCCCGTCTCCGTCAGGAGCCCCTCGCCCTCCAGTGCCACCCAAGACCTCCTCTCTCTGGAGCAGAGCACAGAGGAAGTGGATCA GGCATCATCTATGACTGTGACAGAGTCATCATCGACATACTCCTACTCAG AAACTGTGATTGAGACAACTACAGAAGAAATTACAATCACAg AAGAGATGACGACAACTATTTCTTCGGATGCAGAAGACTAG
- the LOC121688384 gene encoding thread biopolymer filament subunit gamma-like isoform X3 — MPMMFRSTGANGLLGPTTGSFGGLRSDVGLGMGFGLVGGASAAGLGLGVSRGVGSTVNVTPGSFSRASTLVPLLTRADEKSTLAKLNGRFSGFVSRVRQLQKENVALEARLAELTGTSDATTVTVPAIEQETLLQEYRNNIATLSLDTVKLEIELDGICDVAHELKAKYDFEQGVKFQLEADIAAMRKDIKAASELHEELDARRHSLKDELDSITKIEEEEIASLESKMGKSFDTSVSLIEVDTGKSFDITVALNKIRAEYEATVEKHRKEGDTYYKLKMEEVQAMKESTSEELSSTKQELTASKKELQTIKLELENLVNKTVTLDHHLAEAQAQSDSAVAGYQAQIQRLEAAIETAKTDLLKQILKYQELLDIKLALDTEIQSYRLLLDGSDDS; from the exons ATGCCTATGATGTTTAGGTCTACTGGAGCAAATGGGCTTCTAGGCCCCACTACTGGGAGCTTTGGTGGCCTACGCTCAGATGTTGGGCTGGGAATGGGTTTTGGTCTTGTTGGAGGTGCCTCTGCTGCAGGCTTAGGTCTTGGGGTATCGAGAGGTGTCGGTTCCACGGTAAATGTCACCCCAGGATCTTTTAGCCGTGCGTCCACGCTTGTCCCTCTACTTACGCGGGCGGACGAGAAAAGCACGCTGGCAAAGTTAAACGGTCGATTCTCCGGCTTTGTGTCTAGAGTGCGTCAACTTCAGAAAGAAAACGTTGCTCTGGAGGCGCGCCTAGCGGAGCTCACCGGGACCTCGGATGCGACCACGGTCACAGTCCCTGCGATCGAACAAGAAACCCTGCTGCAGGAGTACCGCAACAACATTGCAACCCTCTCCCTGGACACAGTCAAACTGGAGATCGAATTGGATGGCATTTGTGATGTTGCACATGAACTAAAGGCCaa GTATGATTTTGAGCAAGGTGTGAAATTTCAGTTGGAGGCTGATATTGCTGCCATGAGAAAG GACATTAAGGCAGCCTCTGAACTTCATGAGGAGTTAGATGCTCGGCGACACAGCCTGAAGGATGAGTTGGACTCCATCACCAAAATAGAAGAGGAG GAGATAGCCAGTCTTGAATCCAAAATGGGAAAATCCTTTGACACATCCGTGTCATTGATTGAGGTGGACACAGGGAAATCCTTCGACATCACTGTGGCACTGAACAAGATCCGTGCAGAGTATGAGGCAACAGTAGAGAAACACAGAAAGGAGGGTGACACATACTACAAACTCAAG ATGGAGGAGGTCCAGGCTATGAAGGAGAGCACTTCTGAGGAGCTCTCCTCCACTAAGCAGGAGCTCACCGCCTCCAAGAAAGAGCTGCAGACCATCAAACTGGAGCTGGAGAATCTCGTTAATAAA ACAGTGACCCTGGACCACCACCTCGCCGAGGCCCAGGCCCAGTCAGACTCTGCCGTGGCTGGGTATCAAGCCCAGATCCAGAGGCTGGAGGCCGCCATTGAAACAGCCAAAACGGACCTCCTCAAGCAAATCCTCAAATACCAGGAGCTGCTAGACATAAAGCTAGCTTTGGACACTGAGATCCAGAGTTACAGGCTGCTGTTGGACGGGAGTGATGACAG CTGA
- the LOC121688384 gene encoding thread biopolymer filament subunit gamma-like isoform X2: MPMMFRSTGANGLLGPTTGSFGGLRSDVGLGMGFGLVGGASAAGLGLGVSRGVGSTVNVTPGSFSRASTLVPLLTRADEKSTLAKLNGRFSGFVSRVRQLQKENVALEARLAELTGTSDATTVTVPAIEQETLLQEYRNNIATLSLDTVKLEIELDGICDVAHELKAKYDFEQGVKFQLEADIAAMRKDIKAASELHEELDARRHSLKDELDSITKIEEEEIASLESKMGKSFDTSVSLIEVDTGKSFDITVALNKIRAEYEATVEKHRKEGDTYYKLKMEEVQAMKESTSEELSSTKQELTASKKELQTIKLELENLVNKTVTLDHHLAEAQAQSDSAVAGYQAQIQRLEAAIETAKTDLLKQILKYQELLDIKLALDTEIQSYRLLLDGSDDSDFPMQLSGASSSLNLSKSPPVSVRSPSPSSATQDLLSLEQSTEEVDQASSMTVTESSSTYSYSEQDMAQKPANGRATVLYTLM, encoded by the exons ATGCCTATGATGTTTAGGTCTACTGGAGCAAATGGGCTTCTAGGCCCCACTACTGGGAGCTTTGGTGGCCTACGCTCAGATGTTGGGCTGGGAATGGGTTTTGGTCTTGTTGGAGGTGCCTCTGCTGCAGGCTTAGGTCTTGGGGTATCGAGAGGTGTCGGTTCCACGGTAAATGTCACCCCAGGATCTTTTAGCCGTGCGTCCACGCTTGTCCCTCTACTTACGCGGGCGGACGAGAAAAGCACGCTGGCAAAGTTAAACGGTCGATTCTCCGGCTTTGTGTCTAGAGTGCGTCAACTTCAGAAAGAAAACGTTGCTCTGGAGGCGCGCCTAGCGGAGCTCACCGGGACCTCGGATGCGACCACGGTCACAGTCCCTGCGATCGAACAAGAAACCCTGCTGCAGGAGTACCGCAACAACATTGCAACCCTCTCCCTGGACACAGTCAAACTGGAGATCGAATTGGATGGCATTTGTGATGTTGCACATGAACTAAAGGCCaa GTATGATTTTGAGCAAGGTGTGAAATTTCAGTTGGAGGCTGATATTGCTGCCATGAGAAAG GACATTAAGGCAGCCTCTGAACTTCATGAGGAGTTAGATGCTCGGCGACACAGCCTGAAGGATGAGTTGGACTCCATCACCAAAATAGAAGAGGAG GAGATAGCCAGTCTTGAATCCAAAATGGGAAAATCCTTTGACACATCCGTGTCATTGATTGAGGTGGACACAGGGAAATCCTTCGACATCACTGTGGCACTGAACAAGATCCGTGCAGAGTATGAGGCAACAGTAGAGAAACACAGAAAGGAGGGTGACACATACTACAAACTCAAG ATGGAGGAGGTCCAGGCTATGAAGGAGAGCACTTCTGAGGAGCTCTCCTCCACTAAGCAGGAGCTCACCGCCTCCAAGAAAGAGCTGCAGACCATCAAACTGGAGCTGGAGAATCTCGTTAATAAA ACAGTGACCCTGGACCACCACCTCGCCGAGGCCCAGGCCCAGTCAGACTCTGCCGTGGCTGGGTATCAAGCCCAGATCCAGAGGCTGGAGGCCGCCATTGAAACAGCCAAAACGGACCTCCTCAAGCAAATCCTCAAATACCAGGAGCTGCTAGACATAAAGCTAGCTTTGGACACTGAGATCCAGAGTTACAGGCTGCTGTTGGACGGGAGTGATGACAG TGATTTCCCCATGCAGCTGAGTGGCGCCTCCTCCTCCCTGAACCTGTCCAAATCCCCTCCCGTCTCCGTCAGGAGCCCCTCGCCCTCCAGTGCCACCCAAGACCTCCTCTCTCTGGAGCAGAGCACAGAGGAAGTGGATCA GGCATCATCTATGACTGTGACAGAGTCATCATCGACATACTCCTACTCAG AACAGGACATGGCACAGAAACCAGCTAACGGCAGAGCAACTGTACTTTACACTTTGATGTAA